Below is a window of Paramagnetospirillum magneticum AMB-1 DNA.
ATGCTGCGCCGCACCAGTGTGCGGTCCGTGCCCAGCCGCATCCGCGCCTGCCAAATACCGTGCCGGTCATCGGCCCGCGTATAAAGCACTATCCGGCCACCGCGCAGTGCAATTTCCCTCTGACCAAGCTCCATAGCCCTGCCGCCATAAATGCGTGTTAGCTATGTGCTAGTATAGCGTCCTATGATTGCAATTGCTGCCGGAGATTTGACCGAATTTTTGCTAACCCGGCATAGCGTTTTAGCTTGGACAAATTTTCAATTAGCCCGTCAAGCTCCGCCGTCTTCTCCATTACCGCGTCCGCGCCATGGCTAATAAACTCCGCGTGCTCAGCCTTACTGCTGCTTCCTGTCAGCACCACGATGTGCGTGCCCGCCAGTCCCTTTATGCGGTCAATCACAGACGTGGAATTTGCCCCGTTCAAGCGCCCATCCAACAGCACCACGTCCACGCTCGCAGCGTTCTGGGCCAGCATTTCAAGCGCCGCCTCCGCGCCGTCCACTTCATCGACCATGCACTCGTACGCCTGTTCGAGCAGTGCCAGCCTCAGCAGTCGCCTATCGCCCGCGTTGTCTTCAACAATCAGTATGTTCAGCACCGCCATTGTCGTCCCGCCCAACAAAAAAGCTGCCCAGCACCGTGTACTGAGCAGCTTCCTTGTCACTTCCCAACGCTGCGTTACCGCAGAATTTGGTAATGCGTGTTAGCGCGAATAGTGCAGCGAATACGAGTATTGCACTGTTTCTGCTGCACTTTTTGCGCCATAAAAAGCTATCAGCCTCATACCTGTTATATACCATAGATGTAGCCGCTATCTCATCGTATAACATGTGCCAAATGTTCGCAAAATGTGTCGTCAGCCTTTCCGCAGCATGGCCAAGCGTTCCTTCTTTGCAGCCGCCAGGGCCTTGTCCAGTTCGCCCACCGTCACAGCGTCCATCAGCGTTTCAATAACGCTCGCAAGCTGCTCCTTCGTTCCAGCCACCACCGCAGTGTTCTCGCCACTCAGTTTCAAAGCCCGATTACCATAGCGCAGTTCCAGCAGCCAGTTGCCGTCAGTGTCCTGCCAAAACCATTGCCGCAGCCGCTTGCTGCGCTCGTATCCAACGCGCTCGCCGTTCTCGTCCGTCTTGTATCGCGTCTGCTTCACCGTAAACGCCGTGCCGTCCAGCATGGCCTTAACCAAGCCAAGCTGTTCCGCCAAGTTTCCCAGCACCCGTTGCCGTGCATACTGTTCCGCGCTCAAATTTTCCGTCTTGCGCGTCGCAGTGGTCAGTTTCAATTTCGCAAATGCAGTCATGTCCTGTACTCCAAGCTGTTCGCTTGTAATACAGTAATGTCTGTGTTGTGCTATCAGTGACCGATTTATCTATAAGTAACTGTAATCGTTGTCCTATGCAGCGTATTTTTATATAATGTAGTTGTACTAAACCTGATCAGATTTTCGGCGGTCGGTTTATATTATTTCAACCGCCAAGCTCCGCTCGTCGTCACACAGCGCAGTTGAAACTGCGCTGTGTGTAGGTAGCTCCCCAAGTTGCTTTGCTGCTGCTGTGGGCGTTTCCGACGTTTTGCGTGGATCAAAGTGGGAGTAGGGACGTGCAATGCGTTTTGCGGATCGCGCCCCAACTTACGTCACGTAAGTTCGCCCCCATGTCGTTCAGTACCAGCGACGTGTCGTGTTACACGACAACATCGGCCAACATACAGCATGTATGTTCGCCCCAATGCCGTTCACTGAAGTGTCGTGTTACACGACAACATGTTGGACGTGGACGCAAATCAGCACCGTCCCACCATCACGCTGTCCCAAATTCGCCCACTCAGTTTCTCCAATATCGCCGCGTCCTTGCCGCGCTGTTCCGCTTTCGCCCTGACCAATGCCTTCGTCAAATTTCCAGCCAATGTCAGCATCGTCCGCAGCCCCGCTTGCCGTTGCCGCGCTTTCATGCTGCCATAATAGCTCCGATCACGTCCAAGCCACTTTTTGCTAAAGTCGTATTGACCTTCGGTTAAGTTATTGGTTTTTAAGATTATATATGCGTTTTGTAATGCGTTCATAATTCCTCCAAATATATTTTTGAATTACCGATATTATTTATGCCGAAGATCATAAATACCGCTGCGGAAGTAGCGCATATATTTTGGGAGAGTGAAAAATGAAACAAGGAACTTTAGTGGAATATGGATTTGATGGAAAGCGAGTGGATATTAACGCGCTTGCGCTATATGCAATTTTTCTTACCGTCAATTATTCAAAGTAGGCTGCCGCAATGGGCGAGAAAGTCACTTTAGATAAAATTGCCGACAAATCTGTATTTGAGCAGAAATACAGATACAAGAATAAAATCGGCGATCACGCCGAAGGTAAAATACGACAAAGGAAGTATGTTGTTGAAAGTTTGTGCCGAGACTTTTCTGACAAAAAGGCTACCGCGCTTGCTTTGCGAATTATGAATTGCTCCGCAAGCCAAAAATGCAATCAGCCATTCTGTCCGATGTGCCGACATAAGAAACAAGAATTATTTGCAAAATATGTGATTGATAAGTTTGGAAGTGTAAGCGCAGACAAGTTGCGACTGCTTACGATATTGCATTCTGTCCATTACAATCCATTGGATATAAACAGCGATCTTATTAAAAAGCTGCGGAAGGATATGGACAATTTGTTTGACAAGATACAGCTTTATGCTGATGACAATATACGATTTATTGGGGCATTTGAGATTGATGCAATCGCAGGAGATGAAGAATTATCGGATAGAAAGGTAAATACGCTATCGGCGCTCGGATACGACAAGAATGCTAAATCTGCATGTTTTCTCCTTCATTTTCATGCAGTTATGTATCTTCCGTCGTTTCAAAATCCAAAATACGACATAGAGCGCGAAATACGAAAATACTACAATGGCAGCCATCAAGTAGACTTTACGGACCTTCATAAAGACAAAACGCACGATGAAAATTTACATAATATGGCAACCTACATGCTTAAGTTCAGGTTGCAGCATTCAAAGAGTGTCGCAAGCGATGATGACGAAAAACAATTCACTCGCACTCAGTATTCGTCTCTCTATAGCTATTCAATAGCCAAGTCAGTAGTTATGGCCGTTGATAGATGCGGAGGATTTCAGGGATTAATAACAAGGAGATTGAAATAACCAAGCTGTGCTTGGATATTGAATTTGAAATTACGATTTGAGTGGAAGAGAGAGTTGAGGATTTTGGGGTTTTGGATATTGATGTGGAATTGAACAGAGTGTAGATATTGGTAAAGTAAGGTATTATATAATACAAACTGTAGGAAATATTATTTCCAAGCAAGCCCCAAAAAGTCCAGCAGTTTAGCCAGTTTTAAGGGGGTTGTTTTGGAATTTATTATTGTTGTTTAGTAACATTTGCTGCATCTGTATTTGCCAAAGACAGATTTTTAACGGCCGCCGACCTTGCCTTTATTATCTCAGCCTTTATCTGCCCCAATTCAAGTTTCGCCCGTTCCAGCTCCACCTGTTCCCGTTCCAGCGTCGCGTCGCTGTAAATCATTGCCATCAATTGCCGTCTCTCGTCGCTTATCGTCTCGCCCCTGCGTTCCTTTTTCCGCACCA
It encodes the following:
- a CDS encoding response regulator: MAVLNILIVEDNAGDRRLLRLALLEQAYECMVDEVDGAEAALEMLAQNAASVDVVLLDGRLNGANSTSVIDRIKGLAGTHIVVLTGSSSKAEHAEFISHGADAVMEKTAELDGLIENLSKLKRYAGLAKIRSNLRQQLQS
- a CDS encoding DUF6626 family protein, which encodes MNALQNAYIILKTNNLTEGQYDFSKKWLGRDRSYYGSMKARQRQAGLRTMLTLAGNLTKALVRAKAEQRGKDAAILEKLSGRIWDSVMVGRC